One Candidatus Marinimicrobia bacterium CG08_land_8_20_14_0_20_45_22 genomic region harbors:
- a CDS encoding inositol monophosphatase — MQFIDEKLERKLLNTALVAAQAVGKLLIKKLNTTLSIDFKGRANMVTEADHASENLIIEMIQHEFPDHQILTEERPQIESNSGFKWIIDPLDGTTNFVHGFPMFAVSIGLEIAGEMFLGVVLHPTTGEIFSAIRGRGAFLNKKPIFVSSTEKLSHSLLATGFPYELDASFYRNMELFKRFYVKCQGVRRPGAAALDLCYLACGRYDGFWEFSLHPWDVAAASVIISEAGGFLSDFQGEAFSVYKCETLATNGKITHEMLDILKIS, encoded by the coding sequence ATGCAATTCATCGATGAAAAACTTGAACGAAAATTATTGAACACGGCGCTTGTTGCGGCGCAAGCGGTTGGGAAACTTCTGATCAAAAAATTAAATACGACACTCAGCATTGATTTTAAAGGCCGGGCGAATATGGTTACGGAAGCCGATCACGCTTCGGAAAATCTGATCATAGAGATGATTCAACACGAATTCCCTGATCATCAAATATTAACCGAAGAACGCCCGCAAATCGAAAGCAATTCAGGCTTTAAATGGATCATCGATCCGCTGGACGGAACGACAAATTTCGTTCACGGATTTCCGATGTTCGCCGTTTCTATCGGACTGGAAATCGCCGGAGAAATGTTTCTCGGTGTCGTTTTACATCCGACAACTGGTGAGATTTTTTCAGCGATTCGCGGGAGAGGCGCTTTCTTAAACAAAAAACCTATTTTCGTTTCATCCACCGAAAAACTGTCTCATTCACTTTTAGCGACGGGATTTCCTTATGAACTCGACGCCTCCTTTTACCGAAATATGGAATTATTCAAACGTTTCTACGTCAAATGTCAAGGCGTGCGTCGTCCCGGTGCGGCGGCATTGGATTTGTGTTATCTGGCTTGTGGACGTTACGACGGTTTCTGGGAATTTAGTCTCCATCCATGGGATGTCGCCGCGGCTTCTGTGATTATTTCCGAAGCGGGCGGTTTCCTGTCTGATTTTCAGGGCGAGGCTTTCTCTGTTTACAAATGCGAGACGCTAGCGACGAATGGAAAAATCACCCATGAGATGCTGGACATTCTTAAAATTTCATAA
- a CDS encoding sodium:alanine symporter family protein: METARTVTNFLSNLVWRKPDFFPFMIFLLLFTGVLATIKTRLVQFRLFFHSWKVMFGKYDGPNDLGDISHFQAISAVLSATIGIGNIAGVATAIHYGGPGALFWMWVTAILGMALKFSETLLALKYRVKNPDGSVSGGPMYSIERGMGPKFKWMAIFFATMLVIASFGIGNTIQAFTVADQLQSDWHIPTWITGLFLATIVGAVILGGIKRIGKVTSFLSPFMCIFYVLGGLSVIALNYRQLPASFALIFKSAFSSAAGVGGFAGSSFLFMMMWGIKRGLFSNEAGQGSAPIGHSAAKTNEPAREAANSMMGPFIDTLVVCTITGLVIVITGVWNQKKPDLVIANAQSTIWVVPKGSSIATNAKLEGRMRSPTQLFSLLMESFQVLYLSRITHSLIAPNYIFMENHFQAW, from the coding sequence ATGGAAACAGCGCGAACAGTAACTAATTTTCTTTCAAACCTAGTTTGGAGAAAACCCGACTTTTTTCCTTTCATGATCTTCCTCCTTCTTTTTACCGGTGTGCTTGCAACTATCAAGACGCGTCTGGTGCAATTCCGTTTGTTTTTTCACTCATGGAAAGTCATGTTCGGAAAATATGACGGTCCGAACGACCTTGGCGATATTTCTCATTTTCAGGCGATTTCCGCTGTATTGTCCGCAACTATCGGTATTGGGAATATCGCTGGCGTAGCTACGGCGATTCATTATGGTGGGCCCGGCGCGTTATTCTGGATGTGGGTAACAGCAATTCTTGGTATGGCTCTGAAATTTTCCGAAACACTTCTCGCGCTGAAATATAGGGTAAAAAATCCAGATGGCTCGGTTTCCGGTGGACCGATGTACAGCATCGAACGCGGTATGGGACCGAAATTCAAGTGGATGGCGATTTTTTTTGCCACCATGTTGGTTATCGCTTCTTTTGGAATTGGCAACACGATTCAGGCGTTTACGGTTGCTGACCAATTACAATCTGACTGGCATATTCCAACATGGATCACCGGTTTATTTTTGGCAACAATTGTTGGCGCAGTAATTCTTGGGGGAATCAAGCGAATCGGAAAAGTCACCTCTTTTTTATCACCGTTTATGTGCATTTTTTACGTATTAGGCGGACTATCTGTAATTGCACTGAACTATCGTCAGTTACCGGCATCTTTTGCACTGATTTTTAAATCTGCGTTCTCCTCCGCGGCAGGTGTCGGTGGATTTGCTGGTAGCTCATTTCTCTTTATGATGATGTGGGGAATCAAACGCGGTTTGTTTTCCAACGAAGCGGGACAAGGGAGCGCACCGATTGGTCATTCCGCCGCAAAAACCAACGAACCGGCTCGTGAAGCCGCCAATTCAATGATGGGTCCATTTATCGATACCCTCGTCGTATGTACGATCACTGGCTTGGTCATTGTAATTACCGGAGTCTGGAATCAGAAAAAACCGGATTTGGTTATCGCGAACGCTCAATCAACAATTTGGGTCGTTCCGAAAGGTTCAAGCATTGCAACTAACGCAAAATTAGAAGGCAGAATGCGCTCACCGACACAGCTTTTTTCGCTTCTGATGGAATCGTTTCAGGTGTTGTATTTATCAAGAATCACGCACTCGTTGATAGCGCCCAACTATATCTTTATGGAAAACCATTTTCAGGCATGGTAA
- a CDS encoding tRNA-specific adenosine deaminase: MEIAIKEAEKAFEEGEMPVGAVIVHNNVLVGKGHNQRERLKDPTAHAEILAITSAAGTLNSWRLDHCTLYVTLEPCPMCAGAILNARIPRVVYGADDSTAGMCGSVDNLCDRNLMNHRAIVKSGVKAEICQSLLDAFFRRLRDRKEAT; the protein is encoded by the coding sequence ATGGAAATCGCCATCAAAGAAGCGGAGAAAGCTTTTGAAGAAGGTGAGATGCCCGTCGGCGCCGTCATCGTTCACAATAACGTTCTCGTCGGAAAAGGTCATAATCAACGAGAAAGGTTGAAAGATCCGACGGCTCACGCTGAAATTCTCGCTATCACTTCGGCGGCGGGAACGCTCAATTCCTGGCGTTTAGACCATTGTACACTTTATGTGACCCTTGAACCGTGTCCCATGTGCGCTGGCGCCATTTTGAATGCACGAATTCCGCGAGTTGTCTATGGAGCCGACGATTCTACAGCCGGTATGTGTGGATCGGTCGATAATCTCTGCGATCGTAATCTGATGAATCATCGGGCAATCGTGAAAAGCGGCGTCAAAGCCGAAATTTGCCAATCCCTGCTGGATGCGTTTTTCCGTCGGTTACGCGACCGGAAAGAAGCAACCTGA